Proteins from a genomic interval of Miscanthus floridulus cultivar M001 unplaced genomic scaffold, ASM1932011v1 os_2644_1_2, whole genome shotgun sequence:
- the LOC136535271 gene encoding uncharacterized protein: MHLSSAAQWWDEWQLRILVLGSLGLQWFLVLAAPMRKYSIPLWLRRCIQLGSGCSDAVAIYALATVFNRHANGAVAGCYNGEADVRKPPSMLEVLWAPVLLIHLGGVEEVSASNIDDNMLWIRQTVTLLSQVTIALFGFYKSWPGPGSGSGDRRMLASAVLLFILGILSVLEKPLALRGARIDPFTAMSSVMKGARVKPSAWWKWCFTELSDRYKCWKKLPEGDAPILSQSDQVEMILSDLSLFAAEATLQAQGRGGGGGHEKNILEPLKIEKDETLKPMLRQAFGLIYTRANVMFTPAYLACHVLLVPSLHIAAIMLFATSQQKLQPQQGQGYKYNSGGTVDIKTTYILLCFTALLDVLGVLISKLCDSLMFRGNVPVLCEKLAGYNLIGSVLQTTRTTTTIGWLLRCARRICYKEGYSREEKGSASLGPSVSDAIALQLVKVFVEVKNVDLASYRSFTKRDYWTMDQTERLLKTDYYSENMDQPKKVPNVVIWRSLRKTPFDESVLIWHIATDLCFRSKPPRHFRCRPLHAEVLREACTEAISNYMAYLLKFRPDMLMTGSRQLLFTETTKQMERIITQATKDMTEKEKQQKQPLSDEILLDKIKNEAANLKEKEAYTVIDDAYKLAEELLRMEDADDRWHLMHRVWVGMLCYSASMCRAYLHAKSLGEGGEFLSKLWLLISLQGAKTLADKLQMPEKEQGDDDLDDQKREQEYQGKEGTMPRWYPIARKFHRQPY, encoded by the coding sequence ATGCATCTCTCGAGCGCTGCGCAATGGTGGGACGAGTGGCAGCTGCGCATCCTCGTCCTCGGCAGCCtgggcctgcagtggttcctggTGCTGGCTGCCCCCATGCGCAAGTACAGCATCCCGCTGTGGCTGCGACGGTGCATCCAGCTGGGCAGCGGCTGCAGCGACGCCGTGGCGATCTACGCGCTCGCCACCGTCTTCAACCGGCACGCCAACGGGGCGGTGGCCGGCTGCTACAATGGCGAGGCGGACGTGCGCAAGCCGCCGAGCATGCTGGAGGTGCTATGGGCCCCTGTCCTCCTCATCCACCTCGGCGGGGTGGAGGAGGTGTCCGCCAGCAACATCGATGACAACATGCTGTGGATCCGGCAGACCGTGACCCTGCTGTCCCAGGTCACCATCGCCCTCTTCGGCTTCTACAAGTCGTGGCCTGGCCCTGGCTCCGGCTCCGGCGATAGAAGGATGCTGGCCTCGGCGGTCCTGCTGTTCATCCTTGGCATCCTCAGTGTGTTGGAGAAGCCCTTGGCTCTCAGGGGAGCTAGGATTGATCCATTCACGGCCATGTCGTCGGTGATGAAAGGAGCGAGGGTCAAGCCTAGCGCATGGTGGAAGTGGTGCTTCACCGAGCTCAGCGACAGGTACAAGTGCTGGAAAAAGCTGCCGGAAGGCGACGCGCCGATCCTGTCGCAGAGCGACCAGGTCGAGATGATCCTGTCGGACCTGTCGCTGTTCGCTGCCGAGGCCACCCTGCAAGCACAGGGcaggggtggtggtggtggtcacgaGAAGAATATCCTGGAGCCTCTCAAGATAGAGAAAGACGAGACGCTCAAGCCCATGCTTCGTCAGGCGTTCGGGCTCATCTACACCAGAGCGAACGTGATGTTCACGCCCGCCTACTTGGCTTGCCATGTGCTGCTGGTTCCATCCCTGCACATTGCCGCCATCATGCTCTTCGCGACGAGCCAGCAGAAGCTGCAGCCGCAGCAGGGCCAGGGGTACAAGTACAACAGCGGCGGCACTGTTGATATCAAGACCACGTACATTCTCCTGTGCTTCACTGCTCTCCTGGATGTCCTTGGGGTGTTGATCAGTAAGCTGTGCGACTCGCTCATGTTCAGAGGGAATGTTCCAGTGTTGTGCGAGAAGCTTGCCGGGTATAACCTCATAGGCTCAGTGCTCCAGACCACAAGGACGACGACGACTATTGGGTGGCTACTCAGGTGTGCCAGGCGCATTTGTTACAAGGAAGGTTATTCTCGTGAGGAAAAAGGGAGTGCGTCGTTGGGCCCTTCGGTCTCGGATGCTATCGCCCTACAGCTCGTGAAGGTTTTCGTCGAAGTCAAGAACGTCGACCTCGCCAGTTACAGAAGCTTCACCAAGAGGGACTACTGGACTATGGACCAAACGGAGAGGCTGCTCAAGACGGACTATTACTCCGAGAAcatggatcagccgaagaaggtGCCCAACGTGGTGATATGGCGAAGCCTTCGTAAGACGCCATTTGACGAGAGCGTCCTCATCTGGCACATCGCCACCGACCTCTGCTTCCGCAGCAAACCTCCGAGGCACTTTAGGTGCAGGCCTCTGCATGCGGAGGTTCTTCGTGAGGCGTGCACGGAGGCAATATCCAACTACATGGCCTACCTCCTCAAGTTTAGACCCGACATGCTGATGACCGGCAGCAGGCAGCTTCTGTTCACCGAAACCACCAAACAGATGGAGCGCATCATCACCCAGGCCACCAAAGACATGACGGAAAAGGAGAAGCAGCAAAAGCAACCACTCTCCGACGAAATCCTCCTAGACAAGATCAAGAACGAAGCAGCCAACCTCAAAGAAAAAGAGGCATACACCGTCATCGACGATGCTTACAAGCTCGCGGAGGAGCTTCTGCGCATGGAGGACGCCGATGACCGTTGGCATTTGATGCACCGTGTGTGGGTGGGCATGCTCTGCTACTCCGCCAGCATGTGCAGGGCCTACCTGCACGCCAAGAGCTTGGGAGAAGGCGGGGAGTTCCTCTCCAAACTCTGGCTCCTCATCTCGCTCCAGGGGGCCAAGACCTTGGCAGACAAGCTTCAAATGCCAGAAAAAGAACAAGGGGACGACGATCTGGACGACCAAAAGCGGGAACAAGAATACCAGGGCAAGGAAGGTACGATGCCTCGGTGGTATCCGATAGCCAGAAAGTTTCACCGTCAGCCATATTga